A DNA window from Loxodonta africana isolate mLoxAfr1 chromosome 7, mLoxAfr1.hap2, whole genome shotgun sequence contains the following coding sequences:
- the LMNTD2 gene encoding lamin tail domain-containing protein 2 isoform X3 — protein sequence MRDWAGGAGTRLGSGPAPGLDEGAQSWFQRPDRGWPTWAGSGEGQAGWWPRPPTLPHEQEKEQLEQQLLQTLETVRQLEVELQTFQKSCLLQLARSSWVGRILRSQTGSVEVVTAETLMDPSDSSENELVPAGEGFQLKDVDWNSVAQRYPNLFTEAVLLEHKQPRPPPQPPLNEWDSESRPERTDGHTKSVEWSILPFGSSSSGATDSDTRSSQLSIPSRVQKVTGHPPGESSCFSFQPTKGQEKTLSADRQAVLVGAADLRKTLAEEPEQTVLLPKASEDSSHQPHRYRSRLTGSCLKIVAVSRREKFVRVLNQSLEETAYLGGFVLQQFVRGFPVCMYRFPSGTLLEPRHHITVWGEGTSRTKKHPPASLGRESVNFHSSLGYVTLLLNPKGEVLSEYQAPHCVTPVSRNFSDNSDLSIDRFPLSEAPPGSDTGELQRGSRSPCKGRARGSRADRGRQRWGRTRVFLPLLSSNKLFHRREGPGRLEGAEAEALEPLPAIPETRPGFDNQAKKKHTVQSV from the exons ATGAGGGACTGGGCAGGGGGGGCAGGGACCAGGCTGGGATCAGGGCCAGCACCCGGTCTGGATGAAGGTGCGCAGAGCTGGTTTCAGAGGCCAGACAGGGGCTGGCCCACATGGGCAGGGTCTGGAGAAGGGCAGGCTGGGTGGTGGCCCCGGCCACCCACCCTGCCCCACGAGCAGGAGAAAGAGCAACTGGAGCAGCAGCTGCTGCAGACCTTGGAAACGGTGCGGCAGCTGGAGGTGGAGCTGCAGACCTTCCAGAAGTCCTGCCTCCTGCAGCTAGCCCGCTCCTCCTGGGTGGGCCGCATACTGCGGTCTCAGACTGGCAGTGTGGAG GTGGTGACAGCAGAGACGCTGATGGATCCTAGTGACTCCTCCGAGAATGAGCTGGTCCCCGCTGGGGAG ggtttccagttgaaGGATGTGGACTGGAACAGTGTTGCCCAGCGGTACCCCAACCTGTTCACGGAAGCCGTCCTGTTGGAGCACAA GCAGCCACGGCCCCCACCACAGCCACCGCTGAACGAATGGGACTCTGAATCCCGCCCAGAGCGCACGGACGGTCACACCAAGAGCGTCGAATGGAGCATCTTGCCCTTTGGCTCCAGCAGCTCAGGGGCCACAGACTCTGACACCAGAAGCTCCCAGCTGTCCATTCCCTCCCGTGTGCAGAAGGTGACAGGGCACCCGCCTGGGGAGTCAAGCTGCTTCTCCTTCCAACCGACCAAGGGACAGGAGAAGACCCTCAGCGCAGATAGACAGGCGGTACTTGTAGGTGCAGCAG ATCTCCGGAAAACCCTTGCAGAGGAACCCGAGCAGACCGTCCTGCTGCCCAAGGCCAGCGAAGACTCCAGTCACCAGCCTCACAGGTACCGCTCGAG ACTGACAGGCTCCTGCCTGAAGATCGTGGCCGTGAGCCGCCGCGAGAAGTTCGTCCGCGTTCTTAATCAGTCGTTGGAGGAGACGGCCTACTTGGGCGGCTTCGTGCTGCAGCAGTTTGTGCGCGGCTTCCCGGTGTGCATGTACCGCTTCCCGTCCGGCACGCTGCTGGAGCCGCGCCACCATATCACG GTGTGGGGCGAAGGGACCAGCCGCACCAAGAAGCACCCGCCCGCGTCTTTAGGCCGGGAGTCTGTTAACTTCCACTCCAGCCTTGGCTACGTGACCCTCCTCCTGAACCCCAAGGGCGAG GTCCTCAGCGAGTACCAGGCGCCACACTGTGTGACTCCAGTCTCGAGGAACTTCTCCGACAACAGCGATTTATCCATCGACCGCTTCCCGCTCTCGGAGGCCCCGCCGGGCTCCGACACCGGCGAGCTGCAGCGCGGGTCTCGGTCCCCCTGCAAGGGCCGGGCGCGAGGGTCCAGGGCAGACCGCGGGAGGCAGAGGTGGGGACG GACGCGGGTCTTCTTGCCGCTTCTGAGCTCCAACAAGCTCTTCCACCGGCGGGAGGGGCCGGGGCGGCTGGAGGGGGCCGAGGCCGAGGCCCTGGAGCCCCTGCCCGCAATCCCCG AGACCAGGCCGGGCTTCGACAACCAGGCCAAGAAGAAGCACACAGTCCAG TCTGTGTAG
- the LMNTD2 gene encoding lamin tail domain-containing protein 2 isoform X2: MRDWAGGAGTRLGSGPAPGLDEGAQSWFQRPDRGWPTWAGSGEGQAGWWPRPPTLPHEQEKEQLEQQLLQTLETVRQLEVELQTFQKSCLLQLARSSWVGRILRSQTGSVEVVTAETLMDPSDSSENELVPAGEGFQLKDVDWNSVAQRYPNLFTEAVLLEHKQPRPPPQPPLNEWDSESRPERTDGHTKSVEWSILPFGSSSSGATDSDTRSSQLSIPSRVQKVTGHPPGESSCFSFQPTKGQEKTLSADRQAVLVGAADLRKTLAEEPEQTVLLPKASEDSSHQPHRLTGSCLKIVAVSRREKFVRVLNQSLEETAYLGGFVLQQFVRGFPVCMYRFPSGTLLEPRHHITVWGEGTSRTKKHPPASLGRESVNFHSSLGYVTLLLNPKGEVLSEYQAPHCVTPVSRNFSDNSDLSIDRFPLSEAPPGSDTGELQRGSRSPCKGRARGSRADRGRQRWGRTRVFLPLLSSNKLFHRREGPGRLEGAEAEALEPLPAIPETRPGFDNQAKKKHTVQVCRKGVDRNCPMVALSVQTTAESRYGFRFLSCPPITVDACGRV, translated from the exons ATGAGGGACTGGGCAGGGGGGGCAGGGACCAGGCTGGGATCAGGGCCAGCACCCGGTCTGGATGAAGGTGCGCAGAGCTGGTTTCAGAGGCCAGACAGGGGCTGGCCCACATGGGCAGGGTCTGGAGAAGGGCAGGCTGGGTGGTGGCCCCGGCCACCCACCCTGCCCCACGAGCAGGAGAAAGAGCAACTGGAGCAGCAGCTGCTGCAGACCTTGGAAACGGTGCGGCAGCTGGAGGTGGAGCTGCAGACCTTCCAGAAGTCCTGCCTCCTGCAGCTAGCCCGCTCCTCCTGGGTGGGCCGCATACTGCGGTCTCAGACTGGCAGTGTGGAG GTGGTGACAGCAGAGACGCTGATGGATCCTAGTGACTCCTCCGAGAATGAGCTGGTCCCCGCTGGGGAG ggtttccagttgaaGGATGTGGACTGGAACAGTGTTGCCCAGCGGTACCCCAACCTGTTCACGGAAGCCGTCCTGTTGGAGCACAA GCAGCCACGGCCCCCACCACAGCCACCGCTGAACGAATGGGACTCTGAATCCCGCCCAGAGCGCACGGACGGTCACACCAAGAGCGTCGAATGGAGCATCTTGCCCTTTGGCTCCAGCAGCTCAGGGGCCACAGACTCTGACACCAGAAGCTCCCAGCTGTCCATTCCCTCCCGTGTGCAGAAGGTGACAGGGCACCCGCCTGGGGAGTCAAGCTGCTTCTCCTTCCAACCGACCAAGGGACAGGAGAAGACCCTCAGCGCAGATAGACAGGCGGTACTTGTAGGTGCAGCAG ATCTCCGGAAAACCCTTGCAGAGGAACCCGAGCAGACCGTCCTGCTGCCCAAGGCCAGCGAAGACTCCAGTCACCAGCCTCACAG ACTGACAGGCTCCTGCCTGAAGATCGTGGCCGTGAGCCGCCGCGAGAAGTTCGTCCGCGTTCTTAATCAGTCGTTGGAGGAGACGGCCTACTTGGGCGGCTTCGTGCTGCAGCAGTTTGTGCGCGGCTTCCCGGTGTGCATGTACCGCTTCCCGTCCGGCACGCTGCTGGAGCCGCGCCACCATATCACG GTGTGGGGCGAAGGGACCAGCCGCACCAAGAAGCACCCGCCCGCGTCTTTAGGCCGGGAGTCTGTTAACTTCCACTCCAGCCTTGGCTACGTGACCCTCCTCCTGAACCCCAAGGGCGAG GTCCTCAGCGAGTACCAGGCGCCACACTGTGTGACTCCAGTCTCGAGGAACTTCTCCGACAACAGCGATTTATCCATCGACCGCTTCCCGCTCTCGGAGGCCCCGCCGGGCTCCGACACCGGCGAGCTGCAGCGCGGGTCTCGGTCCCCCTGCAAGGGCCGGGCGCGAGGGTCCAGGGCAGACCGCGGGAGGCAGAGGTGGGGACG GACGCGGGTCTTCTTGCCGCTTCTGAGCTCCAACAAGCTCTTCCACCGGCGGGAGGGGCCGGGGCGGCTGGAGGGGGCCGAGGCCGAGGCCCTGGAGCCCCTGCCCGCAATCCCCG AGACCAGGCCGGGCTTCGACAACCAGGCCAAGAAGAAGCACACAGTCCAG GTGTGCCGGAAAGGCGTGGACCGGAATTGCCCCATGGTGGCCTTGTCGGTGCAGACCACCGCGGAGAGCAGATACGGTTTCCGCTTCCTGAGCTGCCCGCCCATCACCGTGGACGCGTGTGGGCGGGTGTGA
- the LMNTD2 gene encoding lamin tail domain-containing protein 2 isoform X1, producing MRDWAGGAGTRLGSGPAPGLDEGAQSWFQRPDRGWPTWAGSGEGQAGWWPRPPTLPHEQEKEQLEQQLLQTLETVRQLEVELQTFQKSCLLQLARSSWVGRILRSQTGSVEVVTAETLMDPSDSSENELVPAGEGFQLKDVDWNSVAQRYPNLFTEAVLLEHKQPRPPPQPPLNEWDSESRPERTDGHTKSVEWSILPFGSSSSGATDSDTRSSQLSIPSRVQKVTGHPPGESSCFSFQPTKGQEKTLSADRQAVLVGAADLRKTLAEEPEQTVLLPKASEDSSHQPHRYRSRLTGSCLKIVAVSRREKFVRVLNQSLEETAYLGGFVLQQFVRGFPVCMYRFPSGTLLEPRHHITVWGEGTSRTKKHPPASLGRESVNFHSSLGYVTLLLNPKGEVLSEYQAPHCVTPVSRNFSDNSDLSIDRFPLSEAPPGSDTGELQRGSRSPCKGRARGSRADRGRQRWGRTRVFLPLLSSNKLFHRREGPGRLEGAEAEALEPLPAIPETRPGFDNQAKKKHTVQVCRKGVDRNCPMVALSVQTTAESRYGFRFLSCPPITVDACGRV from the exons ATGAGGGACTGGGCAGGGGGGGCAGGGACCAGGCTGGGATCAGGGCCAGCACCCGGTCTGGATGAAGGTGCGCAGAGCTGGTTTCAGAGGCCAGACAGGGGCTGGCCCACATGGGCAGGGTCTGGAGAAGGGCAGGCTGGGTGGTGGCCCCGGCCACCCACCCTGCCCCACGAGCAGGAGAAAGAGCAACTGGAGCAGCAGCTGCTGCAGACCTTGGAAACGGTGCGGCAGCTGGAGGTGGAGCTGCAGACCTTCCAGAAGTCCTGCCTCCTGCAGCTAGCCCGCTCCTCCTGGGTGGGCCGCATACTGCGGTCTCAGACTGGCAGTGTGGAG GTGGTGACAGCAGAGACGCTGATGGATCCTAGTGACTCCTCCGAGAATGAGCTGGTCCCCGCTGGGGAG ggtttccagttgaaGGATGTGGACTGGAACAGTGTTGCCCAGCGGTACCCCAACCTGTTCACGGAAGCCGTCCTGTTGGAGCACAA GCAGCCACGGCCCCCACCACAGCCACCGCTGAACGAATGGGACTCTGAATCCCGCCCAGAGCGCACGGACGGTCACACCAAGAGCGTCGAATGGAGCATCTTGCCCTTTGGCTCCAGCAGCTCAGGGGCCACAGACTCTGACACCAGAAGCTCCCAGCTGTCCATTCCCTCCCGTGTGCAGAAGGTGACAGGGCACCCGCCTGGGGAGTCAAGCTGCTTCTCCTTCCAACCGACCAAGGGACAGGAGAAGACCCTCAGCGCAGATAGACAGGCGGTACTTGTAGGTGCAGCAG ATCTCCGGAAAACCCTTGCAGAGGAACCCGAGCAGACCGTCCTGCTGCCCAAGGCCAGCGAAGACTCCAGTCACCAGCCTCACAGGTACCGCTCGAG ACTGACAGGCTCCTGCCTGAAGATCGTGGCCGTGAGCCGCCGCGAGAAGTTCGTCCGCGTTCTTAATCAGTCGTTGGAGGAGACGGCCTACTTGGGCGGCTTCGTGCTGCAGCAGTTTGTGCGCGGCTTCCCGGTGTGCATGTACCGCTTCCCGTCCGGCACGCTGCTGGAGCCGCGCCACCATATCACG GTGTGGGGCGAAGGGACCAGCCGCACCAAGAAGCACCCGCCCGCGTCTTTAGGCCGGGAGTCTGTTAACTTCCACTCCAGCCTTGGCTACGTGACCCTCCTCCTGAACCCCAAGGGCGAG GTCCTCAGCGAGTACCAGGCGCCACACTGTGTGACTCCAGTCTCGAGGAACTTCTCCGACAACAGCGATTTATCCATCGACCGCTTCCCGCTCTCGGAGGCCCCGCCGGGCTCCGACACCGGCGAGCTGCAGCGCGGGTCTCGGTCCCCCTGCAAGGGCCGGGCGCGAGGGTCCAGGGCAGACCGCGGGAGGCAGAGGTGGGGACG GACGCGGGTCTTCTTGCCGCTTCTGAGCTCCAACAAGCTCTTCCACCGGCGGGAGGGGCCGGGGCGGCTGGAGGGGGCCGAGGCCGAGGCCCTGGAGCCCCTGCCCGCAATCCCCG AGACCAGGCCGGGCTTCGACAACCAGGCCAAGAAGAAGCACACAGTCCAG GTGTGCCGGAAAGGCGTGGACCGGAATTGCCCCATGGTGGCCTTGTCGGTGCAGACCACCGCGGAGAGCAGATACGGTTTCCGCTTCCTGAGCTGCCCGCCCATCACCGTGGACGCGTGTGGGCGGGTGTGA
- the LMNTD2 gene encoding lamin tail domain-containing protein 2 isoform X4, with amino-acid sequence MAPKFHQDAEEAEEEMLSSLVDREQVHGGLGSPAGAVVNPVAPTGQQGTKPQSSQIFPVNLRGCWPYRAAPESLDPRTLRLLWGQRELEIQALRWAVQGSRDGRYYRILQEVAGLPPERSGVNQEKFLQNQVQKLTLELKEQKKQARLEKEQLEQQLLQTLETVRQLEVELQTFQKSCLLQLARSSWVGRILRSQTGSVEVVTAETLMDPSDSSENELVPAGEGFQLKDVDWNSVAQRYPNLFTEAVLLEHKQPRPPPQPPLNEWDSESRPERTDGHTKSVEWSILPFGSSSSGATDSDTRSSQLSIPSRVQKVTGHPPGESSCFSFQPTKGQEKTLSADRQAVLVGAADLRKTLAEEPEQTVLLPKASEDSSHQPHRYRSRLTGSCLKIVAVSRREKFVRVLNQSLEETAYLGGFVLQQFVRGFPVCMYRFPSGTLLEPRHHITVWGEGTSRTKKHPPASLGRESVNFHSSLGYVTLLLNPKGEVLSEYQAPHCVTPVSRNFSDNSDLSIDRFPLSEAPPGSDTGELQRGSRSPCKGRARGSRADRGRQRWGRTRVFLPLLSSNKLFHRREGPGRLEGAEAEALEPLPAIPETRPGFDNQAKKKHTVQVCRKGVDRNCPMVALSVQTTAESRYGFRFLSCPPITVDACGRV; translated from the exons ATGGCTCCCAAGTTCCATCAGGACGCTGAGGAGGCTGAGGAAGAGATGCTGTCATCTCTGGTGGACAGAGAGCAAGTCCATGGTGGCCTGGGGTCTCCAGCCGGAGCAGTGGTAAATCCCGTGGCTCCCACAGGCCAGCAGGGCACCAAGCCCCAGTCCTCACAAATCTTCCCCGTCAACTTGAG GGGGTGCTGGCCTTACAGGGCAGCCCCTGAGTCCTTGGATCCCCGCACCCTGCGGCTGCTGTGGGGACAGAGGGAGCTGGAGATCCAGGCCCTGCGGTGGGCTGTCCAGGGCAGCCGGGATGGTCGGTACTACCGCATCCTGCAGGAGGTGGCTGGGCTCCCCCCAGAGAGGTCAGGAGTGAA TCAGGAAAAGTTCCTGCAGAACCAGGTGCAGAAGCTGACCCTGGAGCTGAAGGAGCAGAAGAAACAAGCCCGGCTG GAGAAAGAGCAACTGGAGCAGCAGCTGCTGCAGACCTTGGAAACGGTGCGGCAGCTGGAGGTGGAGCTGCAGACCTTCCAGAAGTCCTGCCTCCTGCAGCTAGCCCGCTCCTCCTGGGTGGGCCGCATACTGCGGTCTCAGACTGGCAGTGTGGAG GTGGTGACAGCAGAGACGCTGATGGATCCTAGTGACTCCTCCGAGAATGAGCTGGTCCCCGCTGGGGAG ggtttccagttgaaGGATGTGGACTGGAACAGTGTTGCCCAGCGGTACCCCAACCTGTTCACGGAAGCCGTCCTGTTGGAGCACAA GCAGCCACGGCCCCCACCACAGCCACCGCTGAACGAATGGGACTCTGAATCCCGCCCAGAGCGCACGGACGGTCACACCAAGAGCGTCGAATGGAGCATCTTGCCCTTTGGCTCCAGCAGCTCAGGGGCCACAGACTCTGACACCAGAAGCTCCCAGCTGTCCATTCCCTCCCGTGTGCAGAAGGTGACAGGGCACCCGCCTGGGGAGTCAAGCTGCTTCTCCTTCCAACCGACCAAGGGACAGGAGAAGACCCTCAGCGCAGATAGACAGGCGGTACTTGTAGGTGCAGCAG ATCTCCGGAAAACCCTTGCAGAGGAACCCGAGCAGACCGTCCTGCTGCCCAAGGCCAGCGAAGACTCCAGTCACCAGCCTCACAGGTACCGCTCGAG ACTGACAGGCTCCTGCCTGAAGATCGTGGCCGTGAGCCGCCGCGAGAAGTTCGTCCGCGTTCTTAATCAGTCGTTGGAGGAGACGGCCTACTTGGGCGGCTTCGTGCTGCAGCAGTTTGTGCGCGGCTTCCCGGTGTGCATGTACCGCTTCCCGTCCGGCACGCTGCTGGAGCCGCGCCACCATATCACG GTGTGGGGCGAAGGGACCAGCCGCACCAAGAAGCACCCGCCCGCGTCTTTAGGCCGGGAGTCTGTTAACTTCCACTCCAGCCTTGGCTACGTGACCCTCCTCCTGAACCCCAAGGGCGAG GTCCTCAGCGAGTACCAGGCGCCACACTGTGTGACTCCAGTCTCGAGGAACTTCTCCGACAACAGCGATTTATCCATCGACCGCTTCCCGCTCTCGGAGGCCCCGCCGGGCTCCGACACCGGCGAGCTGCAGCGCGGGTCTCGGTCCCCCTGCAAGGGCCGGGCGCGAGGGTCCAGGGCAGACCGCGGGAGGCAGAGGTGGGGACG GACGCGGGTCTTCTTGCCGCTTCTGAGCTCCAACAAGCTCTTCCACCGGCGGGAGGGGCCGGGGCGGCTGGAGGGGGCCGAGGCCGAGGCCCTGGAGCCCCTGCCCGCAATCCCCG AGACCAGGCCGGGCTTCGACAACCAGGCCAAGAAGAAGCACACAGTCCAG GTGTGCCGGAAAGGCGTGGACCGGAATTGCCCCATGGTGGCCTTGTCGGTGCAGACCACCGCGGAGAGCAGATACGGTTTCCGCTTCCTGAGCTGCCCGCCCATCACCGTGGACGCGTGTGGGCGGGTGTGA
- the RASSF7 gene encoding ras association domain-containing protein 7, which yields MLLGLATMELKVWVDGIQRVVCGVSEQTTCQEVVIALAQAIGQTGRFVLVQRLREKERQMLPQECPVGAQATCGQFASDVQFVLRRTGPSLAGRPSSDNCPPPERCPVRASLPPKPRPVLGREPGKTLTFSLGLPELAPHHTPPNLAATVVVPTPGCCTDLQGLEQRVQRNAVELGQEAFWEQELRREQAREREGQARLQALSAATSEHVARLQALDAQARALEAELRLAEEAHGPPSPTASAAERLRQDLASQERQSMEMQGSLALVSRALEAAEQALQAQAQELEELNRELRQCNLQQFIQQAGAALPPAPRPERAPAGTQDLSPPAREVPLLGAPRNPILVPSLSPEVAPTRQNSWR from the exons ATGCTCTTGGGGCTGGCCACTATGGAGCTGAAGGTGTGGGTAGATGGCATCCAACGTGTAGTCTGTGGGGTCTCGGAGCAGACTACCTGCCAGGAAGTGGTCATTGCACTGGCCCAAGCAATAG GCCAGACTGGCCGCTTTGTTCTCGTGCAGcgtctgagggagaaggagaggcagATGCTGCCCCAGGAGTGTCCAGTGGGTGCCCAGGCCACCTGCGGCCAGTTTGCCAGTGATGTCCAGTTTGTTCTGAGGCGGACAGGGCCCAGCCTGGCTGGGCGGCCCTCCTCTGACAATTGCCCACCTCCTGAGCGCTGCCCAGTTCGTGCCAGCCTTCCGCCGAAGCCACGGCCAGTGCTGGGCCGGGAGCCTGGCAAAACACTGACCTTCAGCCTGGGGCTCCCTGAACTGGCCCCACACCACACACCCCCCAATCTTGCGGCCACTGTAGTAGTGCCCACGCCAGGCTGCTGCACAGACCTGCAGGGCCTGGAGCAGAGGGTGCAGAGGAATGCGGTGGAGCTGGGCCAGGAGGCCTTCTGGGAGCAGGAGCTGCGGCGGGAACAGGCTCGGGAGCGTGAGGGCCAGGCCCGTCTACAGGCACTGAGTGCAGCCACCTCAGAACACGTCGCCCGGCTGCAGGCCCTGGATGCCCAGGCCCGTGCCCTGGAGGCTGAACTTCGGCTGGCAGAAGAGGCCCATGGGCCCCCCTCGCCCACAGCATCGGCAGCTGAGCGGCTGCGCCAGGACCTGGCCTCCCAGGAGCGGCAGAGTATGGAGATGCAGGGCAGCCTGGCCCTGGTGAGCCGGGCTCTAGAGGCTGCGGAGCAGGCCCTGCAG gcccaggcccaggagCTCGAAGAGCTGAACCGCGAGCTCCGCCAGTGTAACCTGCAGCAGTTCATCCAGCAGGCGGGGGCTGCACTGCCGCCAGCCCCACGGCCTGAGAGGGCCCCCGCTGGCACACAG GACCTTTCGCCTCCAGCCAGAGAAGTACCACTTCTGGGAGCTCCCCGGAATCCCATCCTAGTGCCCAGCCTGAGCCCCGAGG TGGCCCCCACGAGGCAGAACTCCTGGAGGTAG